A single window of Methylobacterium nodulans ORS 2060 DNA harbors:
- a CDS encoding class I SAM-dependent methyltransferase yields MPEALSTADRSHPGQAIYTRTTLALYDLVVLGISNTLVWRCPTREILRLYDHCVTDEHLDIGVGTGWYLDRCRFPSSRPRLGLLDLNPHSLRAASQRVARYRPEQYQADVLRPIAIPARPFGSIAMTYLLHCLPGAMAEKAVAFDHILPLLRPEGVVFGATLLSRGVRRTRAAERLMAFYNRKGVFSNQADDAESLREALQRRFSEIDVRIFGCGALFVARKPQ; encoded by the coding sequence ATGCCCGAAGCACTCTCGACCGCCGACCGGAGCCATCCCGGCCAAGCCATCTACACCCGGACGACCCTGGCACTGTACGATCTCGTCGTGCTCGGTATCTCGAACACCTTGGTGTGGCGGTGTCCTACTCGCGAGATCCTGCGTCTTTACGATCACTGCGTAACGGACGAGCACCTTGACATTGGGGTGGGCACGGGGTGGTACCTTGATCGTTGCCGGTTCCCGAGTTCGCGGCCGAGACTAGGGCTGTTAGATCTCAACCCGCACTCACTCCGGGCGGCATCCCAGCGCGTCGCGCGCTATCGACCCGAGCAGTACCAGGCGGATGTGCTGCGGCCGATTGCGATTCCAGCACGGCCGTTCGGGTCGATCGCGATGACCTACCTGCTGCATTGCCTTCCGGGTGCAATGGCGGAGAAGGCGGTCGCCTTCGATCACATTCTGCCTCTACTGCGCCCGGAAGGGGTGGTGTTTGGGGCCACGCTTTTGTCGAGAGGCGTGCGGAGAACGCGAGCGGCGGAGCGACTCATGGCATTCTACAATCGAAAGGGCGTGTTCTCGAACCAAGCAGACGATGCAGAGAGCCTGAGAGAGGCCCTTCAACGGCGTTTCTCGGAAATCGATGTCAGGATCTTTGGCTGCGGCGCCCTTTTCGTCGCCCGCAAACCGCAGTGA
- a CDS encoding dihydrodipicolinate synthase family protein, with protein sequence MAYSDWSGIFAVLVTPFGADGSINETRYKALIDDAIANGAQGVVAAGSTGEFYALTKAERARLFKLAVDHAARRVPVLAGVADLRVEDVLEACQSAVAAGCAGGLILPPIYAMPSPREVVAFFAHISRNTPLPLMLYNSPRRAGINLTPALVEQLSALPTVVAIKDSSGDITQVSELVQRVGDNLRVFVGYEDMIVRARAVGAHGVIAMAHQIAGPLIRAYWDKALSGDKALEDLGRDVCALYRCFQSGSYYAAIKETMSQLGRDAGGPRLPLLPLADEQKAAIAKIIADAGLARWAKA encoded by the coding sequence ATGGCCTATTCTGACTGGAGTGGCATCTTCGCCGTTCTCGTCACCCCCTTCGGAGCCGATGGCTCCATCAACGAGACCCGGTACAAGGCGCTCATCGACGACGCGATCGCCAATGGCGCGCAGGGCGTGGTGGCCGCCGGCAGCACCGGCGAGTTCTATGCCCTCACCAAGGCCGAACGCGCGCGCCTGTTCAAGCTGGCCGTTGACCACGCGGCGCGCCGCGTGCCCGTGCTGGCCGGTGTCGCCGACCTCCGGGTGGAGGATGTCCTGGAAGCGTGCCAGTCCGCGGTCGCGGCGGGCTGCGCGGGCGGCCTGATCCTGCCGCCGATCTACGCCATGCCGAGCCCGCGTGAGGTCGTGGCCTTCTTCGCGCACATCTCGCGCAACACCCCGCTGCCGCTGATGCTCTACAACAGCCCGCGCCGGGCGGGCATCAACCTCACCCCGGCGCTGGTGGAGCAGCTCTCCGCGCTGCCGACCGTGGTTGCCATCAAGGACAGCTCCGGCGACATCACCCAGGTGAGCGAGCTCGTGCAGCGCGTGGGTGACAACCTCCGCGTTTTCGTCGGCTACGAGGACATGATCGTGCGCGCCCGGGCCGTGGGCGCCCATGGGGTCATCGCCATGGCGCACCAGATCGCCGGCCCCTTGATCCGCGCCTACTGGGACAAGGCGCTCAGCGGGGACAAGGCCCTGGAGGACCTCGGTCGCGATGTCTGCGCCTTGTATCGCTGCTTCCAGTCCGGGTCCTATTACGCGGCCATCAAGGAGACCATGAGCCAGCTTGGGCGCGACGCCGGCGGCCCGCGCCTGCCGCTGCTGCCGCTGGCAGACGAACAAAAGGCCGCCATCGCCAAGATCATTGCCGATGCCGGCCTCGCCCGGTGGGCCAAGGCCTGA
- a CDS encoding amino acid permease yields the protein MNDIRVNRLLNEEQAHEAKDLVRGLKDRHIQLIAIGGAIGVGLFLGAGRAISQAGPGLVLSYALGGLVTFFIMRALGELLMHRPVAGSFATFAEEYVSPWAGFATGWSYWFMWVVSGMAEITAVGVYVHYWFPDVPQWIPALITLCVLYGLNLIAVGLFGELEFWFALVKVVAIVALLLIGPAVIIFGLGELGTTASFTNLWSHGGFFPTGVLGVVLTLQIVMFAYQGVELLGVTAGEAQNPERTLPRATNSVVYRILVFYIGALLIIMSLVPWNQLSPNESPFILVFDKIGIPGAAGIINFVVITAAASSCNSGIFSTGRMLYTLAQFGQAPRAFGTVNARHVPAAGITASAAVMLLGVVLNYFVPEQVFVYVTSVALVGALWTWALIVIAHLGYRKAVAAGEAAPVSYRMPGSPYTNWFVVAFLALVSVFLGLDEGTRVALYVAPVWFALLGVGYQLTKMLTKMRGRVANSAP from the coding sequence ATGAATGACATCAGAGTGAACAGGCTGCTCAACGAGGAGCAGGCGCACGAGGCGAAGGACCTCGTGCGCGGCCTGAAGGACCGGCACATCCAATTGATCGCCATCGGCGGCGCGATCGGCGTCGGGCTGTTCCTCGGCGCCGGCAGGGCGATCAGCCAGGCCGGCCCGGGCCTGGTACTGTCCTACGCCCTCGGCGGGCTCGTGACCTTCTTCATCATGCGCGCGCTCGGCGAGCTGCTGATGCACCGGCCGGTGGCAGGGTCCTTCGCTACTTTCGCGGAGGAGTATGTCAGCCCCTGGGCCGGCTTCGCGACCGGCTGGTCGTACTGGTTCATGTGGGTGGTCAGCGGCATGGCCGAGATCACCGCCGTGGGCGTCTACGTGCACTACTGGTTCCCCGACGTGCCGCAATGGATTCCGGCGCTCATCACGCTCTGCGTCCTGTACGGCCTTAACCTGATCGCCGTGGGTCTGTTCGGTGAGCTCGAATTCTGGTTCGCGCTCGTCAAGGTCGTGGCGATCGTCGCCCTGCTGCTGATCGGCCCGGCGGTGATCATCTTCGGCCTCGGCGAGCTCGGGACCACAGCGAGCTTCACGAATCTCTGGAGCCACGGCGGGTTCTTCCCCACAGGCGTGCTCGGGGTGGTCCTCACGCTGCAGATCGTCATGTTCGCCTACCAGGGCGTCGAGCTGCTCGGCGTCACCGCGGGCGAGGCGCAGAATCCCGAGCGGACGCTGCCCAGGGCGACGAACAGCGTCGTCTACCGGATCCTCGTCTTCTACATTGGCGCCCTGCTCATCATCATGTCCCTGGTACCCTGGAACCAGCTGAGCCCCAATGAGAGTCCGTTCATCTTGGTGTTCGACAAGATCGGCATCCCGGGGGCCGCGGGGATCATCAACTTCGTCGTGATCACGGCCGCGGCGTCGTCGTGCAACAGCGGCATTTTCAGCACCGGGCGGATGCTCTACACCCTGGCCCAGTTCGGGCAGGCGCCGCGCGCCTTCGGCACGGTCAACGCCCGCCACGTGCCGGCCGCGGGCATCACCGCCTCGGCCGCGGTCATGCTCCTCGGCGTGGTGCTGAACTACTTCGTGCCGGAGCAGGTGTTCGTCTATGTGACCAGCGTGGCGCTGGTGGGCGCGCTGTGGACCTGGGCCCTCATCGTCATCGCCCACCTTGGCTACCGCAAGGCGGTCGCGGCCGGCGAGGCGGCGCCGGTCTCCTACCGCATGCCCGGATCGCCGTACACGAACTGGTTCGTCGTGGCGTTCCTCGCCCTGGTCTCGGTGTTCCTGGGCCTCGATGAAGGCACCCGCGTGGCCCTCTACGTCGCCCCGGTGTGGTTCGCGCTCCTTGGCGTCGGCTACCAGCTCACGAAAATGCTCACGAAAATGCGTGGGCGTGTCGCAAACTCGGCGCCGTGA
- a CDS encoding TetR/AcrR family transcriptional regulator, with product MAEPGSPKARQRLSREDRLRQLVEIARQIVRDEGADALTLGRLAERAGVSRPVVYDHFETRNGLLKALYEDYDARRMAVLQAALVASPATLADRAKVIAETYVECVLTEGTDIPGVAAALAGSPELEAFRRGYQGRFIARCRTELEPFLNGKSIAPAKLWAMLGAADALSEAVLRRDLAKSEAEAELVRMISSISSAP from the coding sequence ATGGCAGAACCTGGCTCACCGAAGGCCCGTCAGCGTCTCTCGCGTGAGGATCGCCTGCGGCAACTTGTGGAGATTGCCCGACAGATCGTCAGGGACGAGGGAGCTGACGCTCTGACGCTTGGGCGCTTAGCAGAGCGGGCAGGCGTCTCGCGACCCGTCGTCTATGATCACTTTGAGACGCGTAATGGCCTGCTGAAGGCGCTTTATGAGGACTACGATGCAAGGCGAATGGCCGTTCTCCAAGCAGCCTTGGTAGCATCCCCTGCGACGTTGGCAGATCGTGCGAAGGTCATCGCGGAGACCTACGTCGAGTGCGTGCTCACGGAAGGCACCGACATTCCGGGGGTAGCGGCCGCTCTTGCTGGATCCCCGGAACTGGAAGCCTTCCGCCGCGGATACCAGGGACGCTTCATCGCGCGCTGCCGCACCGAACTCGAACCATTCCTGAATGGAAAATCCATCGCTCCAGCTAAGCTTTGGGCCATGCTCGGCGCGGCTGACGCGCTTTCCGAAGCGGTGCTTCGTCGCGACCTAGCTAAGAGCGAGGCGGAAGCGGAACTGGTTCGAATGATTTCGTCGATCAGCAGCGCGCCATAA
- a CDS encoding NAD(P)H-dependent oxidoreductase, giving the protein MHTLIVTAHPDKSSYTHAVVSRLVAGLETRDNDTYEVVDLIAEGFDPRFTAADNDFYDGRAEPGADVLAEQQRLDRADVLVLVFPIYWWSMPAVMKGWIDRVFTTGWAFIDDPDKGTTRLLGRLKGQVIAVGGSHRGTYDRRGYLDAIKKQILEGIFGFCGMGVIGLDLLLPMDSESENEGLQNAFEIGRRLSGEQL; this is encoded by the coding sequence ATGCATACGCTTATCGTTACCGCCCATCCCGATAAATCGTCCTACACCCATGCGGTTGTCTCCAGGCTCGTGGCTGGTCTGGAGACGCGCGACAACGATACGTACGAGGTGGTGGATCTTATCGCGGAGGGCTTCGATCCGCGCTTCACCGCCGCCGACAACGATTTCTACGATGGTCGAGCCGAACCCGGAGCCGACGTCCTGGCGGAGCAACAGCGTCTCGATAGGGCCGACGTCTTGGTGCTGGTGTTCCCCATCTATTGGTGGTCCATGCCCGCCGTTATGAAGGGCTGGATCGATCGCGTCTTCACGACCGGTTGGGCGTTCATCGATGATCCTGACAAAGGAACAACCCGTCTGCTCGGACGACTGAAGGGGCAAGTCATCGCAGTCGGCGGCTCTCACCGAGGCACGTACGACCGGCGAGGCTATCTCGATGCCATCAAGAAGCAGATCCTCGAGGGCATCTTCGGGTTTTGCGGTATGGGGGTGATCGGATTGGACCTCCTCCTTCCGATGGATTCAGAGAGCGAAAACGAGGGCCTGCAAAACGCATTCGAAATCGGTCGGCGCCTATCGGGCGAGCAGTTGTAA
- a CDS encoding LexA family protein, translating to MSLYRVGEQAADWSGLVRIPFMRTTLCAGFPSPAEDFIEGALELPRWLAPNPAATFIWRVRGWCMKGAAIHDQDLAVVDRSLHPSPGAVVVAVVHGEMSLKRLVTQGIRRALTFDNPEMPAFGLEDLEECQIWGCCCFRSAGTTSGRAPCDEPRHCPDRRQQLLLQLRKGV from the coding sequence GTGAGTCTCTACCGGGTCGGCGAGCAGGCAGCGGACTGGAGTGGGCTGGTGCGCATTCCCTTCATGCGCACCACCCTTTGCGCGGGCTTCCCTTCGCCTGCCGAGGACTTCATTGAGGGCGCCCTCGAGCTCCCCCGCTGGCTCGCGCCCAATCCCGCTGCGACCTTCATCTGGCGCGTCCGCGGCTGGTGCATGAAGGGCGCCGCCATCCATGACCAGGACCTCGCCGTCGTGGACCGCTCCCTTCACCCCAGCCCGGGTGCCGTCGTCGTTGCGGTTGTGCACGGCGAGATGAGCCTCAAGCGCCTCGTCACGCAGGGCATCCGCCGCGCACTCACCTTCGACAACCCTGAGATGCCAGCCTTCGGCCTGGAGGACTTGGAAGAGTGCCAGATCTGGGGGTGCTGCTGCTTTCGATCCGCTGGCACCACGTCCGGCCGAGCACCGTGCGATGAGCCGCGCCATTGCCCTGATCGACGGCAACAGCTTCTACTGCAGCTGCGAAAGGGTGTTTGA
- a CDS encoding NUDIX hydrolase produces the protein MAAKAWSVRGSSRPLESRWISIRADDCVTATGAGISPFYVIESPDFVHVLALEQEGRVVLVRQYRHGYGGMSLELPGGLIDPGEKNIVAVAARELLEETGYGGGHLSHLATLSIDPSRYANRQHLVCARGVVLGQANPEPTEDIDVVVVSREEAQDLAVSGAIINAAHIGLLMMGLSMTG, from the coding sequence ATGGCCGCGAAAGCTTGGTCGGTTCGTGGGTCCAGCCGCCCGCTTGAGAGCCGCTGGATCAGCATCCGGGCCGACGATTGCGTCACGGCGACGGGTGCAGGCATCTCACCCTTCTACGTGATCGAGTCACCCGACTTCGTGCACGTGCTCGCACTGGAGCAGGAGGGGCGGGTCGTCCTCGTGCGCCAGTACCGCCACGGCTACGGAGGTATGAGCCTCGAACTGCCGGGAGGGCTGATCGATCCGGGCGAGAAGAACATTGTGGCGGTGGCTGCGCGGGAGCTGTTGGAGGAGACCGGGTATGGCGGCGGGCACCTGTCTCACTTGGCGACCTTGAGCATCGACCCGTCGCGCTATGCCAACCGTCAGCACCTTGTATGCGCCCGCGGCGTCGTTCTCGGGCAGGCTAATCCTGAACCGACTGAAGACATCGACGTGGTCGTTGTCTCACGCGAGGAGGCGCAGGATCTTGCAGTGTCTGGGGCGATCATCAATGCGGCACATATCGGCCTTCTGATGATGGGCCTGTCTATGACCGGGTAG
- a CDS encoding IS1182-like element ISMno17 family transposase gives MLGHKERDQGELFITGSLRQLLPDDHILVRVDRVLDLAWLRAEVADLYCADNGRPGIDPEAALRLMLAGFLLGIVHDRRLLREAQVNLAIRWFAGYGLHEALPDHSTLTRIRSRWGAERFQRIFQRTVQACVSAGIAKGEVVHVDASLIRADVSWESLVAEHVEAVAESNSDAAALAERNAKQTGRYKKVCPTDPDATMATNARNRRLEPAYKQHAVVDDVRGVVLDVEVTTGELNEGQVILARLDATAATTGQAIVTATADAGYAYAKVYGGLERRGIDPLIPTKAEPIRSAVPLRRFRYDARHNIVTCPRGKILTPGKVQKHGRFFVARSRDCRSCSLAKLCLPRGRSARAVMISADYPALLRARRRRERWSAEDQRLYQRHRWRSEGFHGEAKTWHGLARAVRRGLANMRIQAFLTAAAVNLKRLAASLWRVLLHFLGLLDLVRTGEEPARSVRPALALIAIVGR, from the coding sequence ATGCTCGGCCACAAGGAACGCGATCAGGGCGAGCTCTTCATTACGGGCTCGCTGCGCCAACTCCTCCCCGACGACCACATCCTGGTGCGCGTCGACCGCGTCCTCGATCTCGCATGGCTGCGGGCTGAGGTCGCCGACCTCTATTGCGCGGACAACGGTCGGCCCGGCATCGACCCGGAGGCCGCCTTGCGGCTGATGTTGGCTGGCTTCCTGCTCGGGATCGTGCACGACCGGCGCCTGTTGCGGGAGGCGCAGGTCAACCTCGCCATCCGCTGGTTCGCAGGCTACGGCCTGCACGAGGCGCTGCCGGACCACTCGACTCTGACGCGCATCCGCAGCCGCTGGGGGGCCGAGCGCTTCCAGCGCATCTTCCAGCGCACGGTGCAGGCCTGCGTGTCAGCTGGGATCGCCAAGGGCGAGGTCGTGCATGTCGACGCCTCACTGATCCGCGCCGACGTGAGCTGGGAGAGCCTCGTTGCCGAGCACGTGGAAGCCGTGGCCGAGAGCAACAGCGACGCGGCTGCACTCGCCGAGCGCAACGCGAAGCAGACCGGCCGCTATAAGAAGGTCTGCCCGACTGATCCCGATGCGACGATGGCCACGAACGCGCGCAATCGCCGCCTGGAACCTGCCTACAAGCAGCATGCGGTCGTCGATGACGTGCGCGGCGTGGTGCTCGACGTTGAGGTCACCACCGGTGAGCTGAACGAGGGGCAGGTCATCCTAGCGCGCCTGGATGCGACCGCCGCGACGACGGGACAGGCCATCGTCACCGCGACGGCGGACGCGGGCTACGCCTACGCCAAGGTCTACGGCGGGCTGGAGCGGCGCGGCATCGACCCACTCATCCCAACCAAGGCCGAGCCGATCCGCTCGGCCGTGCCGCTGCGCCGCTTCCGCTACGACGCACGCCACAACATCGTGACGTGCCCGCGCGGCAAAATCCTCACGCCTGGCAAGGTCCAGAAGCATGGCCGTTTCTTCGTGGCGCGCAGCCGTGACTGCCGATCCTGTTCGCTGGCGAAGCTCTGTCTTCCCCGCGGGCGCAGTGCCCGCGCGGTGATGATCAGCGCGGACTATCCGGCCCTGTTGCGGGCACGACGGCGGCGCGAACGCTGGTCGGCCGAGGACCAGCGCCTCTACCAGCGCCACCGTTGGCGGTCGGAAGGCTTCCACGGCGAGGCTAAGACGTGGCACGGGCTCGCGCGTGCCGTGCGTCGCGGGCTGGCGAACATGCGCATCCAAGCGTTCCTGACCGCAGCCGCGGTGAACCTGAAGCGCCTCGCGGCTTCGCTTTGGCGTGTCCTGCTCCACTTCTTGGGGCTGCTGGACCTCGTCCGCACGGGAGAAGAGCCCGCCCGGTCCGTTCGGCCGGCCCTCGCGCTGATTGCCATCGTCGGCCGCTGA